A genomic window from Ascaphus truei isolate aAscTru1 chromosome 1, aAscTru1.hap1, whole genome shotgun sequence includes:
- the LOC142464401 gene encoding toll-like receptor 6: MAVFFSILVLISNVWCTQCTNYQLFQSNMVISNFSHKSLKSVPNNLSSWTTVLDLSFNNIQTLLTSDFNYLSKLKSLNASHNEILDLDNNVLELNTFLEYLDLSHNKLRNISYTFPKNLRHLDISFNEFKSMAVCKGLGNLLQLEYLGVGASRMLKSDFEAIAHLQLHNVFIVLHGLSDYENGSLLMLNTKKLHLLLPTHQTDVYNVLYDAVNTSTFLELSNITMDNLHSDLNFSDIAKNSKVSKLTLRDIELQWGILIQAIQYIWHTSVEFLHLYDVLFLGPIERIIFDYSKTSMKEVFIQRARVGVFTFNQNYVYRIFSEMNIERLTINSAHLFYMVCPLKPSNFRNITFSNNALTDDLFPLCDNLHKLETLELRENKLEKLSKMSVMTSNMTSLKHLDISHNLLQYDQETCHWSKSIITLNLASTSLMESVFKCLPINIKTLILKNNEITRIPMDITSFNGLEEINLAYNRLTDLPDCTFFSSLMLLNAENNLILSPSRDTLQSCQRVKQISAGHNPFQCNCEIRSFITQGKNSPGRMIGWPGAYVCEYPEDVKGIQLQNYYLPEIYCNILLLIPVILFPTVFLLVLIFGLCKYFDVPWYLRMIWQWTRTKHRITRKNKDYKALENLIFHAFISYSEHDSTWVKNIFLPSIEKDDGSVRICLHERNFIPGKSIIENIINCIEKSYKSIFVLSPNFVQSEWCHYELYFAQHKLYAENSDNLILILLDPIPQYLIPSRYYKLKALMAQRTYLEWPKEKSKHGLFWANLRAAIHINLSDPEEQSTSSVSSNNA; the protein is encoded by the coding sequence ATGGCCGTCTTTTTCTCCATCCTCGTCTTGATTTCCAATGTTTGGTGTACACAGTGCACTAACTATCAACTGTTTCAAAGCAACATGGTTATTTCAAACTTCTCACACAAATCATTGAAGAGTGTTCCAAACAATCTGTCGTCATGGACAACTGTACTGGATTTATCATTTAATAATATACAAACCCTTCTGACATCTGACTTCAACTATTTGTCCAAACTAAAATCTCTGAATGCATCTCATAATGAAATCCTGGACTTGGACAACAATGTTTTGGAACTTAACACATTCTTGGAATACTTAGATTTATCCCACAACAAACTAAGGAATATCTCATACACTTTTCCTAAAAACCTTCGTCATTTGGATATTTCTTTCAATGAGTTCAAAAGCATGGCCGTGTGCAAAGGTTTAGGGAACCTGTTGCAGCTGGAATATCTTGGAGTTGGTGCTAGTCGGATGCTGAAATCGGATTTTGAGGCTATAGCCCACTTGCAACTGCATAATGTGTTCATAGTGCTACATGGGCTCTCTGATTATGAAAATGGCAGCCTCCTAATGCTAAACACAAAGAAACTTCATCTTCTTTTGCCAACACACCAAACCGATGTTTACAATGTATTGTACGATGCGGTTAATACATCGACATTTTTAGAATTGTCAAATATAACCATGGATAATCTACATTCTGATCTTAATTTTTCAGATATAGCTAAGAACTCAAAAGTAAGTAAATTAACATTAAGAGACATTGAATTGCAGTGGGGTATACTTATTCAGGCTATTCAGTACATCTGGCACACGTCTGTTGAATTTCTGCATTTGTATGATGTCCTTTTTCTCGGACCTATTGAAAGAATAATCTTTGATTATTCTAAGACTTCAATGAAAGAAGTCTTTATACAAAGAGCGCGCGTGGGCGTTTTTACATTTAATCAAAATTACGTGTACAGAATATTTTCTGAAATGAACATTGAAAGATTGACTATAAATTCGGCTCACCTGTTTTACATGGTGTGCCCTTTGAAGCCCAGCAATTTTCGTAACATAACCTTTTCAAACAATGCATTGACAGATGATCTTTTTCCATTGTGTGACAATTTACACAAATTGGAAACACTGGAACTGAGAGAAAATAAACTGGAAAAGTTATCCAAAATGAGTGTCATGACAAGTAACATGACTTCTCTTAAACATTTAGACATTAGCCATAACCTACTGCAGTACGATCAGGAGACCTGTCACTGGTCTAAAAGTATTATAACGTTGAATTTGGCATCCACTTCTTTGATGGAATCAGTTTTTAAATGTTTGCCAATAAATATCAAAACACTGATTCTGAAGAACAACGAAATTACACGTATTCCCATGGACATTACCAGTTTCAATGGTTTGGAAGAGATCAACCTTGCATATAATCGACTCACTGATCTTCCCGATTGCACGTTCTTCAGTAGTCTCATGTTGCTTAATGCAGAGAATAACCTGATTCTTTCCCCATCTCGTGATACCCTTCAAAGCTGTCAGAGAGTCAAACAAATAAGTGCAGGGCACAACCCATTTCAATGTAATTGTGAAATAAGAAGCTTTATAACTCAAGGGAAAAACTCACCTGGTAGGATGATCGGATGGCCAGGTGCCTATGTATGCGAATATCCAGAGGACGTGAAGGGAATCCAGCTGCAAAATTATTATTTACCAGAAATATATTGCAATATATTACTATTGATACCTGTTATTCTGTTCCCAACCGTTTTCCTCTTGGTTCTTATTTTTGGCCTTTGTAAGTATTTTGATGTCCCATGGTATTTAAGAATGATATGGCAGTGGACCCGCACAAAGCACAGGATAACAAGGAAAAATAAGGATTATAAAGCCCTCGAGAACTTGATCTTTCATGCTTTTATCTCTTACAGTGAACATGATTCAACTTGGGTTAAGAACATTTTTTTGCCGAGCATAGAAAAAGATGATGGCTCCGTACGGATCTGTCTGCATGAGAGAAATTTTATCCCTGGTAAAAGCATAATTGAAAATATTATAAACTGCATTGAAAAAAGCTACAAATCCATCTTTGTTTTGTCACCTAATTTTGTCCAGAGTGAGTGGTGCCATTATGAACTCTATTTTGCTCAACATAAACTGTATGCTGAAAACTCTGACAATCTAATCCTTATTTTACTTGATCCCATCCCTCAGTATCTTATTCCCTCAAGATATTATAAATTAAAAGCTCTTATGGCACAAAGAACGTATTTGGAGTGGCCAAAGGAGAAAAGCAAACATGGCCTTTTTTGGGCAAACCTGAGGGCAGCTATTCATATTAACTTATCAGACCCAGAGGAACAAAGTACTTCCTCTGTCTCAAGTAACAATGCATAG